DNA from Nitrososphaerota archaeon:
TAGGGAAAAAAATAAATGAAAAAATTGCTGAACCGCCTTATGAAAAGATTACTTATGATGAGGCATTGGAAATACTTCACAAAAATGGAGTAAAAATAGAGTGGGGAGAAGATTTTGGAGCTGATGAAGAAAGAGTTTTATGTAATCAATTTGAAAAGCCATTCTTTGTTACACATTACCCAAGAAAAGCAAAAGCTTTTTATCATATGCCAGATGAAAAAAGGCCAGAAGTTGTAAAATGTGTTGATTTATTAGCTCCTAAAGGATATGGAGAAATTTCTGGTGGAGGTCAAAGGATACACGATTATGAAGAATTAATCAATAGTATAAAATTATTTAATTTAGATCCAAAGGACTATGAGTGGTACATAGATTTAAGAAAATATGGAAGTGTTCCACATTCAGGTTTTGGGTTAGGAGTTGAAAGAACTCTTAGATGGTTACTTGAATTGCCACATATAAGAAGTGCGTGCTTATTTCCAAGAACACCTTCAAGAGTATATCCATAAAGTAATCTTAAAAAATGAAAATAAATGGTTTTAAAATAGAAATATTTGAAGATGTTTACAAACCGTCAGAAGATACTTTTCTTTTATATGATTCGATAATTAATAATTATGAAAAAAGTTTTGAAGTTGGATCTGGAGTAGGTTTAATAACTCTTAAACTTGCAAAAAAATCAAATTATGTTTTAGCTTCAGATATAAGTTTTGAAGCAACTAAGAATACATTATATAATGTTAAACAAAATCTTTTAAATGATAAAGTAGATATTGTATGTGGAGATTGTTTGTCATTTTTAAAAAATAAAATATTTTTTGATTTAATAGTTTTTAATCCACCTTATTTACCATCTGAAAATTTTAATAAAAAAATTTTTGATTTATCATGGTGTGGTGGAAAAAGAGGATTTGAAATAACATTGAAATTTCTTAAAGAAGCAAAGAAGCATATAAATGAAAAAGGTACTATAATGATAATTTCATCTTCCTATATAATAAATGAAGTTTTAAATATAATTAAAAAAATGAATTTAAAATACTCAATTAAAAGAGAGAAAAAGATGTTTTTTGAAAAAATATATGTAGTAGAAATAAAAAAAAGGAGGGAAATAAAAAATAAGCATAATATTCGGAGTTACCACTCTTCCTCTTCTTCCTCTTCCGGTTCTTCTAGTTCAAATTCTTCCTCTTCCTCAAATTCTTCTTCCTCAAATCCTTCCTCTTCTTCCATTTTCTAACTCCTCCTTGAAGCTTCCTTATATAATAAAAACGTCTATTTAAACTTTACTTTTTATAATAAACTTAATAAGTAAGAAAAATTAAGGGTTTAAGTGAGGAACAATTAAAACTGTTTACTTTAAAAATTCAGGAGATCATACTAAAGAAATTTTTGAAAATAGTTAAAGAATTTATTAAGGAGGAAAAAATAAAGAACATAGTTGTTGTATTTACAACAGGTAAAACAGGAGCCTTTGTATCTTCAATTTTTAAAGGATAGAATGTTATGGTTGTTACTCATTCAACAGGATTTGCTAAACCAAATTATCAAGAATTATTAGAAGAAAATTTAATACAATTCTTCCATTGGAAATTATCGCAAACACTTTAAGATTATTTGATGAAGGTACTAAGGTAGCTATTGAAATAACTATTATGGCTACAGATGCTGAACTTATAAACGCAGGAGAGATATGTTATAGCTATTGCTGGAACAGGAAAAGGGACAGACTGCTTTAATTAATGAAGCAGCAAATTCATTTAATTTTTTGATTTAAAAATTAGAAAATTATTTGCAAACCATACGATTTTTAAACTACTCTAGATCCGTTCTTTATTTTTTTTATTGGAGCAATAGGTGCTATTTCCTTCTCTTCATCTTCAACAGCTGCTAATAGCATACATTCAGATAATTCTCCTCTAAATTTAGCGGGTTTTAAATTTACAAGAAAAACAAATTGATTTCCTAAAAAGAAATCTGGATTATACATATGAGCTAAGCCAGTTATCGCTTGTTTAGTATATTCTCCAAAATCTACTATTAATTTAATTAATCTTTCTGAACCACTTACACGTTCTGCTTTTATAACTGTTCCAACTCTTAATTCAATTTTCTTAAAATCTTCCATCGAAATCATTTTTATCACCACATTTTTTAATGTATTTTATTAAAGATAAAGTATTAAAAACTTATTTAAGAAAAATATTATCCAAGTATTACATTAAGATTTTCTTAGAAAAATTTATAACGAAAAGTAAAAATATAACTACTCATAATTTTATAATGGAAAATGGAATAGGATGAAGCTAAAAGAAATACTATTAAGAATAAAGAATACTTTAAAAAATAAAGGAGAAAAAACATGGACTAATGAAGTAGAGAATAGACTTATAGATGTGGAAAGATTATATAAGCCTGAAGAATTTATACTTAAAATAGAAGAAATAATAGGAAAATTAGATATTCAAATTCAAAAACTTAAAAAGAAATATTCTAATTTGGAGCAAAAAAATAAAGAATATTTTGAAAAATGCATAGAGGCATTAGCAAATAAGGATGAAGAAAGAGCAAAAATTTATGCTCAAGAAGTTGCAGAAATTAGAAAACTTGCTAGAATGATATTTCATAGTGAATTAATATTTGAACAAATAAAGCTTAGATTGGAAACAATAGAAGAATTAAGAGAAGTTGTTGGATTACTTACACCTTTAAATAAAGTAATTTTAAGTATAAAAGAAGAAGTAAGGGGAATTATCCCAGAAGCAGCTTTAACATTAACAGAATTGCAAGAAAGTATAGAAGGATTTATATCAGCTACAACAGGAATGCCAATAGAAGAGATTAGTATATCAACCGATTTAAGTGGAGAAGCTAGGGATATATTAGAGGAAGCGAGCATAGTTGCTTCTGAAAGGATAGAAAAAAGTTTTCCGGAAATAATTGAAGCAAAAGATGGACAAATTAAGGAAATGGTTTATGCATATATTAAAGAACATTATAAAGATTTTGATATAGAAGAATGCGCATCTACTTTAAGTTTATCAGAAGAAGAAATTGAAAGAGCAATAGAAATACTTGAAAAGGAAGGGAAAATAATTTTAAAGAAAGAAAGAGAAGAAGAGCACTATTAAGCAGTTTTATTAGAATTTTTTATCATTTTTCCATAATTTAAATAAAAAAGAAAATCTTAAAAATAAGGATAAAAATTTAAAAAGCACTTATTATTTTTTTAAAGTAGATATTGCTAAATATAGCTAATAATAAGATCATTTTCTTATTAATACTTTCTTCATTTTTACTTAGCTTATTTTATATAAATAATTCTTCATTAAATTATGCTATAAATAAATATTCAACATATGAAAGAAATATTATAAAAATACCACTTGCGTTTCATACATTACCATTAAATAAGTTAAGCGAAAAGTTTAATGAAACAGATAATAGTAAAATTAAACAAAAGATGGAAGAAATTATAGATGAAATGGTAATATGCACAAATAACATATGGAAAGTAGCAGGAATATTATTTTTAAAAGCAAGAATATTTTGGGAAGATGCTCCAGAAGCTCCAGATAGTTTTCATAGAGCTATGTTAAGGAAAAGAGTAAATGAAGAGTATCCATTATATTATCATATTTTTCTTATCGATGGGCCATTTCCTGATTGGCCAATGACACAAGCAATAACTAAAGAATATTATGGAACTTTTTTAACATATGAAGCTTGGACTAATGATCCAAATATCCCAGATGATGATAATGACCCAAAGAATGGATGGTTTGGTGAAGAACCTCCAGGAGAAATACTAGCGCATGAATTAGGGCATGCTCTTGGTTTATTACCTGGTCCAAAGGAAAAGAGAGCTACTCGTCATTATAGAGGCATAGCTTTCAGAGATAGATTAATGCATGAAGATATCCCTTGTGGGATAACTCTCACGTATTTTGATATAATAGCTGCAAGGGATAGTCCTTTAGCTAGAAAATTTAAAGATTATAATGAGTGAAATGAAGATTTCTTCTAATAATAGGAAAAAATAAATTCGTAAAGAAATTGCTTAGAAATTAAAATTTAAATTTGGTATTTTTTAAAAATAAAAAATTTTAAAAATAAAATTATAAAGCCATCCATCTTCTAGCCCATTCTTCATATTTTTTAATACTATCAAAAGAAACACTTGGACGTCTAGTTTTTATAGCTTCCAAGAAATCGAACATATTAATTAATCTAGGTTTCATACCTTTTTCAGCAGCACCACTTTCAAATAATTCTCTTACAACTTTAATTTGAACACTCATGCAAATATCTCGAATATCGTTTCCACTATATCCATTTGTTAATATTGCTAATTCCTCGAAATCAACATCATCACTAAGAGCTAAATCCTTTGTGTAATGTTTAAATAAAGCTAATCTATTTTCTTTATCTGGTAAAGGGACATAAATACGTTTTTGAAATCTTCTTATGAATGGTTCATCTAAATCCCAAGGCTTATTAGTAGCGCCTATAACATACAAATGCTCAGTTTTAGATTTTTCAGAAAGACCATCCATTTCTTTTAAAATTTGATTCCTAGCTCTAGTTTCTCCACCAACCTCAACTTGATGAATAGAAGTAAGAGAATCTATTTCATCTATAAATATAATAGCTGGACGATTTTTACTAATAGATTTCCTTGCAGAAGAAAAAAGCCTAGCAACATTTTTCTCAGATTCTCCAAGCCATTTAGAAATTATTGAAGCTGCATCAACATAATAAAAAGTAGCATCTATCTCAGATGCTACAGCTGCTGCTAAAAGTGTTTTTCCACATCCTGGAGGACCATATAATAATATGCCTTTAGGCCAACCTAATGGAAATAAATCTGGCCTTTTAACAGGATAAACTATGCTTTCTCTTATAGATTTTTTAGCTTCTTCTAAACCTATTATATCATTCCATGAAACATTTGGTTTTTCTTTTAAAACTAAATCATTAAATTTAGCCGCTTCCTCAACTTTAATAGATTCACCTTCCACCATCGATTCAAGTACATGAATACGCTCTTCATAGCTTTTCATTTTTTCATAATATACTTTTTTAATAGTAGGATCTTCAGTTAAATTATAAAGTTTAAAAAGAAGATCGACTACTTGTCGATATTTAAGAATAGCCATTGAATAATTTCCTTGTTTATCAAGTTTTATTGCTTCATTAGCTTTTTCAGAAGCTATTTTTCTAAGTTCTTCAGAAAACAATTTTTTCACCTAAATACATATTTTATAGAAAAATAAATATATAAGTATTTTAAAATCCCATTTTAAGAAATATCATAAGATTTTTTTAAAAAAAAAGTTTAGAATTTAAATAGAAAAATTTTTCAAGCAATAGATTAATATAGTAGTAAATATAGGAATATTTTACAAATATAATGGTGTGAGAGGTAATGATTAAATTTCCTTTTTGGAAAAAGCATGAAGAAATAAAAGTTCTTCCTCCCTCACCTCCTGAAAAGAAAACTACAGAAAGAATAAGCGAAATTATAATGCTTTTAAGAATTCAATCTGAAAAACTTAATAGAACAGTTCAAAGACTAACTGAAAGAGGAAAAGAACTTTTTGAAAAATGTGTAAAAGCAAGTCAAGAGCAAGATACTGCTAGGGCTACTGTATATGCAAATGAAGTTGCACAACTTAGAAAAATGTCTAGAACTCTTCTTAGAAGTCAACTTTCACTTGAACAAGTTATTCTTAGATTAGAAACTGTAAAGGAATTTGGAGATATAAGTAAAATTTTAGGACCTGCTGCGAATATTGTTCAGCAAGTTCAAGGAGAGCTAAGCGGAGTTGTTCCAGAAGTAGCTATTAATTTAAGTAGAGTGGGAGATATGCTAGATAATCTTTTAACAGAAGTTAGTAGTGTGTCTGGTACTGTAGTAAGTATCTCTGCATATGATGAAGAAGCTAAGAAAATACTTGAAGAGGCAAATGAAATTGCAGCTCAAAGAATGAAAAATGCTTTTCCTGAATTACCTGAACCATATAAGTATTATGAAAATAAAGAAGAAGGTTCTTCTAAAAAGGAATAAAAATCTTTATTATTTTCCAATTTTGATAAATAGATAATATTTAAAATATAATGTTTTCTTTAAAAAATAATCTATAATTTTTCATAAATTTTAAATTAGTTAACCTATCAAATTGTATGGTTTTCCGCCTTCAATTATTTTTAAAGGTGTTTTATCTTTCCATTTAGATAAAAATGATAAATCTTTATTTTTATCTCTTAAATCATCTGGAAGCATTTGTGGAATTTCTTCTATAATTGGATACCATCTATTACAATTAGAACAAAAAAGAATACCTTCAGCTATTTCTCTTGAAAGACAATCTTCACAATTAAGCTTTTCAAGTTTAGAAACAAATTCTTTTGAAAAACCGCAATATTCTTCACATTTCCATTCTTTAGGCTTATATCTTGATTTAGTTTCATCAAATACAATAAGCTCTAATGGAAATTTTTTACATATTGGACAAGCAAGAATATCCATTAATCTATATTTCATATAAAACACCTAACTTAAAAATTGTTATATATTTTCATTTATTTAAGCTTTAGTTATTACGTTAAAAAATAAATATATTTTTATTTTTTTTAATAATTCAAGCATATAAATAGCATGCAACAAATCTATCTTTTTCAATTTCTATTTCAATTGGATCAGTTTTTTTACATATATCCATAGCTTTTGGGCAGCGTGGTGCAAAACGACAACCAGGTGGAGGATTAACTAAATTTGGGACTTCCCCCCCAATAACTAATTTTATTCTTTCAGCAGTGGGATCTGGACTTGGAACAGCTGCCATAAGTGCTTGAGTATATGGATGCAAAGGTTCATTAACTAATTTTTCAGATTCGGCCATTTCAACAATTTTACCTGCATACATTATACCCATTCTTTCACTCATATGTCTTCCTATTGCTAAATCATGAGTAATGAAAAGATAAGATATTTTGTATTCATCTCTTAATTTTAACATTAAATTTAATACTTCAGCTCTTATAGAAACATCAAGCATAGAAACCGGTTCATCTGCAACTATAAACTCTGGTTTAAGAATTAATGCTCTTGCAATCGCTACTCTTTGACGTTGCCCACCACTAAGTTCATGTGGATACCTATCCATAAAATCTTCAGGAGGTATTATTTCAACTTCTTCAAGAGCTCTCGCTATAATTTCTTGTTTTTCATTAGGATCTTCAGTTATTTTATGAATATCAAGTGGTTCACTTAATATATCATACACAGTCATTCTTGGATTTAATGATTCATAAGGATCTTGAAAAATAATTTGCATTCTTTTTCTAAAAGGCTTTAATTGTTCTTTATTCAATTTAAGAATATCTATTCCATTAAATATTACTGAACCAGAAGTAGGTTCTATAAGTCTAAGAATGGCTCTTCCAGTAGTTGTTTTTCCACATCCAGATTCTCCAGCTAATCCAAATATTTCACCTTTTTTAATGTTGAAAGAAATATTATCTACAGCATGAACATAAAGTTCTGGACCACCAAGTATAGAAGATAGAAAACCTCTTCTTAATGGGAAATATTTTTTTAAATTCTTAACTTGAAGTAAAGTTTCTTCTGAATTCATAAATTCTCACTTCTTTAATAAATGACAAGCTGCATAATGACCTTTATCAATTTCTATTAATAAAGGTTCTTCTTCTTTACATTTTTCCATTACATATTGACATCTAGGATGGAATCTGCATCCTGATGGTGGAAATAAAAGATTTGGTGGAGAACCTGGAATTGAAATAAGTTTTTTTCTTGGACCTTTAAGAGATGGAAAAGAATTCATTAATCCTTGAGAATATGGATGTAAAGGATTTTTAAATAATCTAACTACATCAGCCATTTCAACAATTTTACCTGCATACATTATAGCTACTTTATTACATGTTTCAGCTATAACTGATAAATCATGAGAAATCATTATAAAAGAAAGGTTTAATTCTTCTTTAAGCTTTTTTAAAAGCTTTAAAACTTGAGCTTGAACTATAACATCCAAAGCAGTTGTAGGCTCATCTGTTATAACTATATCTGGATTGCATGCTAATGCCATAGCAATCATAGCTCTTTGTTTCATTCCTCCACTAAATTCAAAAGGATAATTATTTATTCTAGATGGATCTATACCTACTAATTCAAAAAGTTTTATAACTCTTTCTTTAGCTTCTTCATTAGAAATATCTTCATGAGTAAGAATAGCTTCCATTATTTGATCCCCGACTGTATACACGGGATTTAAAGCATTCATGGCACCTTGAAAAACTATTGAAATACGCTTCCATCTAATATTTTTTCTTAATATTTCTTCAGGCAAAGCAATTAAATCTACTCCATCGAAAATAATTTTCCCATCTAATATTTTTCCATTTGGTGGAAGAAGCTTTATTATAGATAAGCCAGTAGTTGTTTTTCCACATCCAGATTCTCCAGCTAATCCAAAAGCATCCCCTTTTTCTAATGAAAAACTAACATTATCTACAGCTTTAACATATCCTTTAGTAGTTTCAAAATAAGTTTTTAATCCATGAACTTCAAGAAGAGGCAAAATTTTCCAACTCCATTTATTTTTTAAAAAATATTTTAAGATATTAATTAATGTTTTTTAAGAAATAAAGTTATTTATTAACTTATATATAAAAATGTAAAAAATCATAAATTTTTAAATTTTTCCTTATTTTTAGAATAAAATATAGTTTTAAGGTAAAGTAATAAAGAATGAAAAAAGATTATGAATATAAAACGATTATAGAATATTTTCTATTAATATTAATTGTTATAATAATTTCTTTTAGTTTTTCGTATGCATATTCCATAATTAAACCTCCAATTAAAGAAGAATTAAATTTTTTAAAAATTATAGAAACTACTCTTTTATTTGGTGGTATAGGTTTAATAGGTTTAACTATTTTATACCTAATTTTATTAAAAAGGACTTCCATTTATATAAAAGCAATGATAAGTGCGATTTTATCACCAGTAATAGTTATGGGACTAGTAATTTTTGCTGAGACATTAATTCTCATATTATATAAACAATTAAGCATAGCATTAATTTCTTTAATAATTCTTGCTTCACTCTATTTAACAATGATAATAGAAATACTGATAATAACAGATATGCTTCCAATTAAAATAAAAAATTTTATAATGGTTTTCTATGGAGCAATATTTGGATCGTTTTTTGGAGTAATTATACCAACTATAGTAATTATATTAATAGGTATTTTAATAGCATTCTTTGATGTATTTTTAGTGAATTTTATTTTCTTAAAAAAAGTAAAGGAATTAATTGGAAAAGGGGCATATGTAGGAAAATTCATTGAAATTGGATTAGGAGAATTTATTTTTTATGCTATTCCACCTTCTTTATCTTATTATAGATTTGGATTTTTAATATTTATTTTATCTTCATTATTAATATTTTTAGGATGCATAATAAATTTCTTAATTTTATTACGTAAACGAATTGTAGCTGGATTAACTATACCCACTCTACTTGGAATTATACCGCCTTTAATAAATCATATAATAAAATAAATTCTCTTAATTTAGTTATTTGAAAATAGTTAATAAGCACTAAATTTTTCGATATAGTAATACATAATTTAAATAAAAATTTAATAATAAGTTAATTAAAACTTTTAATCTATTTAAATACTATGAAAATTATTAAAAAATGAGGAAAAATGGTAGAAATAACTTTGCTTGAATTGAATGAAAAATATGCAAAAATTATTTTAGAAGATATACCTTTAGCTATTGCAAATGCTATAAGAAGAAATATTATAAATGAAGTTCCAACAATGGCTATTGAAGAAGTTTTAGTTCTTGAAAATTCCTCAGCAATGTCTGATGAAGTGTTAGCTCATAGATTAGCTTTAATTCCATTTATTTCAGATATAGATAATTATGTTTTACCAGAAAAATGTGATTGTGGTAGTAAGCTAGGATGTAATAAATGTGTTGTAAGATATACCCTTATAAAAGAAGCAAATGAAGATTTTATAACAGTATATTCAGGAGATATGGTTCCAGAAGATCCTAATACTAAAGTTATTCCAGTAAGTAAAAATATTCCAATAGTTAAACTTGCTCCTGGACAAAAAATTTCCTTAGAACTTTATGTAAGAGTTGGTACTGGAACAAAAAATGCTAAATGGCAATCAGGAATAGCTACTTTAAAATACATGCCTTCAATAACGATAGATTATGAAAAATGCGATTTATGTAAGAAATGTATTGATATTTGTGCTAAGAAAATTTTATTCATAAAAAATGATAAAATATTTTTTGAAAATATTTATGATTGTACTTTATGTAAAGATTGTGTTAAAGTGTGTCCTAAAGAACCCCCAGCAATTTCAATTAGTGAAGTGAATAATTCTTACATACTTTATATCGAATCTTTTGGTTTTTTACCACCTCTTAGAATGTTTAAAGAAGCAATTAAAATTTTACATCAAAAATTAGAAGAATTTGAGAAAAATATAAAAATTTTAGAAGGGAATAAGGAATGAAAAAATACAAAAGCAAAATAAAAAACCCTATGAAAATAAGATTGTATAGGATACTAAAAGAGGCTGGAAAAAAATCAAATTTTTGGGAAAGAATAGCAGAAGAAGCTTTAAAACCTAGAAGGAGAAAAAAAGTAGTAAATATATCTAAAATTAATAGACTTACTAAGTCCATGGATAAAGTAATTGTTCCAGGAAAAGTTCTTGGAAATGGGGAAATAAATCATTCAATAACTTTATCAGCTTTTGAATTTTCCAGAAAAGCTATTGAAAAAGTTTTATCTGCAAATGGAAAAATTTTAACTATTGAAGAAATGATTAAGAAAAATCCAACAGGTAAGGGTGTGAAAATAATTGTCTAAAAATATTTTAAAAATAAAAGAAAGAAACCCTATAGTTATAGATGCAACTAATCATAAAATTGGAAGATTAGCTTCAATAATTGCTAAAAAGCTTTTAAATGGAGAAAGAATAATAATTGTAAATGCTGAAAAAGCAATAATTACTGGAAATAAAAAAGCTATTCTTGAAAGATATTTAATGCTTCGTAGAAGAAGACAATTTACATCTCATAAAAAAATTACAGTATGGTTTCCTATAAGACCTGATAGAATATTAAAATATGCTATTATTAGGATGCTACCAAGGAAAAAAGATAAAGGAAGAAAAGCTGCTAAAAGATTAAAAGTTTAT
Protein-coding regions in this window:
- a CDS encoding Snf7 family protein; the protein is MIKFPFWKKHEEIKVLPPSPPEKKTTERISEIIMLLRIQSEKLNRTVQRLTERGKELFEKCVKASQEQDTARATVYANEVAQLRKMSRTLLRSQLSLEQVILRLETVKEFGDISKILGPAANIVQQVQGELSGVVPEVAINLSRVGDMLDNLLTEVSSVSGTVVSISAYDEEAKKILEEANEIAAQRMKNAFPELPEPYKYYENKEEGSSKKE
- a CDS encoding Trm112 family protein, which translates into the protein MKYRLMDILACPICKKFPLELIVFDETKSRYKPKEWKCEEYCGFSKEFVSKLEKLNCEDCLSREIAEGILFCSNCNRWYPIIEEIPQMLPDDLRDKNKDLSFLSKWKDKTPLKIIEGGKPYNLIG
- a CDS encoding 50S ribosomal protein L18e, which encodes MKKYKSKIKNPMKIRLYRILKEAGKKSNFWERIAEEALKPRRRKKVVNISKINRLTKSMDKVIVPGKVLGNGEINHSITLSAFEFSRKAIEKVLSANGKILTIEEMIKKNPTGKGVKIIV
- a CDS encoding 50S ribosomal protein L13, whose protein sequence is MSKNILKIKERNPIVIDATNHKIGRLASIIAKKLLNGERIIIVNAEKAIITGNKKAILERYLMLRRRRQFTSHKKITVWFPIRPDRILKYAIIRMLPRKKDKGRKAAKRLKVYIGLPKEYSKMNIQKINEAEFKSRYSSSGKMINYITIEELSKELGWKGIE
- a CDS encoding methionine--tRNA ligase; protein product: MISMEDFKKIELRVGTVIKAERVSGSERLIKLIVDFGEYTKQAITGLAHMYNPDFFLGNQFVFLVNLKPAKFRGELSECMLLAAVEDEEKEIAPIAPIKKIKNGSRVV
- a CDS encoding ABC transporter ATP-binding protein; its protein translation is MPLLEVHGLKTYFETTKGYVKAVDNVSFSLEKGDAFGLAGESGCGKTTTGLSIIKLLPPNGKILDGKIIFDGVDLIALPEEILRKNIRWKRISIVFQGAMNALNPVYTVGDQIMEAILTHEDISNEEAKERVIKLFELVGIDPSRINNYPFEFSGGMKQRAMIAMALACNPDIVITDEPTTALDVIVQAQVLKLLKKLKEELNLSFIMISHDLSVIAETCNKVAIMYAGKIVEMADVVRLFKNPLHPYSQGLMNSFPSLKGPRKKLISIPGSPPNLLFPPSGCRFHPRCQYVMEKCKEEEPLLIEIDKGHYAACHLLKK
- a CDS encoding AAA family ATPase, whose product is MFSEELRKIASEKANEAIKLDKQGNYSMAILKYRQVVDLLFKLYNLTEDPTIKKVYYEKMKSYEERIHVLESMVEGESIKVEEAAKFNDLVLKEKPNVSWNDIIGLEEAKKSIRESIVYPVKRPDLFPLGWPKGILLYGPPGCGKTLLAAAVASEIDATFYYVDAASIISKWLGESEKNVARLFSSARKSISKNRPAIIFIDEIDSLTSIHQVEVGGETRARNQILKEMDGLSEKSKTEHLYVIGATNKPWDLDEPFIRRFQKRIYVPLPDKENRLALFKHYTKDLALSDDVDFEELAILTNGYSGNDIRDICMSVQIKVVRELFESGAAEKGMKPRLINMFDFLEAIKTRRPSVSFDSIKKYEEWARRWMAL
- a CDS encoding DNA-directed RNA polymerase subunit D, giving the protein MVEITLLELNEKYAKIILEDIPLAIANAIRRNIINEVPTMAIEEVLVLENSSAMSDEVLAHRLALIPFISDIDNYVLPEKCDCGSKLGCNKCVVRYTLIKEANEDFITVYSGDMVPEDPNTKVIPVSKNIPIVKLAPGQKISLELYVRVGTGTKNAKWQSGIATLKYMPSITIDYEKCDLCKKCIDICAKKILFIKNDKIFFENIYDCTLCKDCVKVCPKEPPAISISEVNNSYILYIESFGFLPPLRMFKEAIKILHQKLEEFEKNIKILEGNKE
- a CDS encoding methyltransferase, whose product is MKINGFKIEIFEDVYKPSEDTFLLYDSIINNYEKSFEVGSGVGLITLKLAKKSNYVLASDISFEATKNTLYNVKQNLLNDKVDIVCGDCLSFLKNKIFFDLIVFNPPYLPSENFNKKIFDLSWCGGKRGFEITLKFLKEAKKHINEKGTIMIISSSYIINEVLNIIKKMNLKYSIKREKKMFFEKIYVVEIKKRREIKNKHNIRSYHSSSSSSSGSSSSNSSSSSNSSSSNPSSSSIF
- a CDS encoding ABC transporter ATP-binding protein, which produces MNSEETLLQVKNLKKYFPLRRGFLSSILGGPELYVHAVDNISFNIKKGEIFGLAGESGCGKTTTGRAILRLIEPTSGSVIFNGIDILKLNKEQLKPFRKRMQIIFQDPYESLNPRMTVYDILSEPLDIHKITEDPNEKQEIIARALEEVEIIPPEDFMDRYPHELSGGQRQRVAIARALILKPEFIVADEPVSMLDVSIRAEVLNLMLKLRDEYKISYLFITHDLAIGRHMSERMGIMYAGKIVEMAESEKLVNEPLHPYTQALMAAVPSPDPTAERIKLVIGGEVPNLVNPPPGCRFAPRCPKAMDICKKTDPIEIEIEKDRFVACYLYA